One segment of Alnus glutinosa chromosome 2, dhAlnGlut1.1, whole genome shotgun sequence DNA contains the following:
- the LOC133860501 gene encoding zinc finger CCCH domain-containing protein 1-like translates to MLTLLGHSPFHKLDAANADAELDSCVQTLSFALSLSLLPRDYKSGWQLEEWELEKEWEEPEKARKRNLAFGVDDVDDWGVDPGDEVSLCKFHCRQPFVDLVVTKCKHYFCEYCALKLAFYQRFWTYRSGSSAPSITPMTF, encoded by the exons ATGCTGACGCTACTTGGCCACAGCCCGTTCCACAAGCTCGACGCTGCCAATGCTGACGCTGAGTTGGATTCCTGTGTCCAAACACTCTCATTTGCCCTT agtctctctctcttgccAAGAGATTACAAGTCTGGATGGCAGTTGGAGGAGTGGGAGTTGGAGAAGGAGTGGGAGGAACCAGAGAAAGCAAGAAAGAGGAATCTAGCTTTTGGAGTAGATGATGTGGATGATTGGGGTGTAGACCCTGGTGATGAAGTTTCCCTTTGCAAGTTTCATTGTAGGCAGCCTTTTGTCGATCTTGTAGTAACCAAGTGCAAGCATTATTTCTGTGAGTATTGTGCATTAAAG CTCGCTTTTTATCAAAGATTTTGGACGTACCGATCAGGCTCTTCTGCTCCTTCAATCACACCAATGACATTCTGA
- the LOC133859416 gene encoding pentatricopeptide repeat-containing protein At4g39620, chloroplastic — protein sequence MLQNLSSHSLQPFSTFPSSCTHHYSQNYSLTQPCPLQKRPMTRISCVPTRPKRKTASKSEKSEAEELVRVLMRNMSGKEPPLKTLNKYTKVVRTEHCFLLFEELGKSDKWLQCLEVFRWMQKQRWYIADNGVYSKLISVMGKKGQIRMAMWLFSEMRNSGCRPDTSVYNALITAHLHSRDKAKALDKALGYFEKMKGIEWCKPNVVTYNILLRAFALARNVDRVNALFKDLDESIVSPDIYTYNGVMDAYGKNGMIREMEYVLSRMKSNQCKPDLITFNLLIDSYGKKQEFDKMEQVFKSLLRSKEKPTLPTFNSMITNYGKARLREKAEDVFKKMKGMGYNPSFITCESLIMMYGFCDFVSRARDIFDGMVQSGKEMKVSTLNAMLDVYCMNGLPMEAHMLFQSAKGIGLIPDSSTYKLLYKAYTKANMKELLQKLLKHMDRDGIVPNKRFFLEALGAFGSLPARKEIRSATTVVSSPQDSSKT from the exons ATGCTCCAAAATCTATCATCCCACTCTCTCCAACCCTTCTCTACATTCCCTTCTTCATGCACCCATCATTATTCACAAAATTACAGCCTCACTCAGCCATGCCCTCTTCAGAAGAGACCCATGACCCGAATCTCTTGCGTCCCGACCCGACCCAAGAGGAAAACGGCCTCCAAGAGCGAGAAGTCGGAGGCTGAAGAACTGGTCCGGGTGCTGATGAGGAATATGAGTGGGAAAGAGCCACCGTTGAAGACGCTGAACAAGTACACGAAGGTAGTGAGAACTGAGCACTGTTTTCTTCTGTTTGAGGAGCTTGGCAAGAGTGACAAGTGGCTTCAATGCCTTGAG GTGTTCAGATGGATGCAGAAACAACGATGGTACATTGCTGATAATGGTGTTTATTCGAAATTGATATCGGTTATGGGTAAGAAAGGCCAAATCCGAATGGCCATGTGGCTTTTCTCTGAGATGCGTAATAGTGGGTGCCGGCCTGACACTTCTGTATACAATGCACTCATCACAGCCCACCTTCACTCGCGGGACAAAGCAAAGGCTTTGGACAAAGCTCTTGGGTACTTTGAAAAGATGAAAGGAATTGAGTGGTGTAAACCCAACGTTGTAACATACAACATTCTTTTGAGAGCTTTTGCTCTAGCTCGGAATGTCGATCGTGTTAATGCTTTGTTTAAAGATCTTGATGAGAGCATTGTTTCCCCTGATATTTATACCTATAATGGCGTCATGGATGCATATGGAAAAAATGGGATGATTAGAGAAATGGAATACGTGCTTTCTCGCATGAAAAGTAATCAGTGTAAGCCTGATTTAATcacttttaatttgttaattgaTTCGTATGGGAAGAAGCAAGAATTTGATAAGATGGAACAAGTGTTTAAGAGCTTATTGCGCTCCAAGGAGAAACCAACACTGCCTACATTTAATTCAATGATAACTAATTATGGGAAGGCGCGACTCAGGGAGAAAGCAGAAGATGTTTTCAAAAAGATGAAGGGTATGGGATACAACCCAAGCTTCATCACTTGTGAGAGTCTTATCATGATGTATGGATTTTGTGACTTTGTTTCTAGGGCTAGGGATATATTTGATGGGATGGTTCAATCTGGGAAGGAGATGAAGGTTTCAACCCTTAATGCCATGCTTGATGTTTACTGTATGAATGGTTTGCCCATGGAAGCTCATATGCTTTTTCAGAGTGCGAAAGGTATAGGTTTAATCCCCGATTCATCAACGTATAAACTTCTTTACAAGGCTTACACTAAAGCCAACATGAAGGAGCTTCTACAGAAGTTGTTGAAGCATATGGACAGAGATGGTATTGTCCCTAATAAGagattcttcttggaggctttgGGAGCTTTTGGGTCTTTACCAGCACGTAAGGAGATTAGAAGTGCCACGACTGTTGTCAGCAGTCCACAGGATAGTTCAAAAACTTAA